Proteins from a genomic interval of Streptomyces fodineus:
- a CDS encoding LCP family protein yields the protein MNDRYDAGDAGYGAGPYELVGYDEYGQPMYRQVPAQQATYDPYTQQQGYGYDPYATGQQPPVPSYDTGRQPGAYDPYGSQAPYDPYGTGTQHPSGYDPYGQAASSGQQPRVTEQTASIPQQAGPPEVPHAPAHPAETRDDDERDYHTEQFAFVEDPDGDSEDVIDWLKFTENRTERREEARRRARSRVIALFVVLVLVAVGGVGYLWYAGKLPGLASSGSKTGTTTAVGAQKRDVIVVHLHNTAKGGTSTALLVDNTTTKQGSTVLLPNSLALSSDDGSTTTLAKSVDDDGSSGTRDQLGTVLGTNIQGTWRLDTPYLQNLVDLVGNIELDTNTDVPDPDAKKKGTEPLVHKGSAQTLSGKMAVAYATYRASGEPQNAQLERFGQVMQGVLRKLSSDPAAATVTVQTLAQILDPPLTDKDLGAFLAKLADLAKSGDYKTALLPVQPDGTLSAKTSDSVVKDILGGTAKSPDAGSAVRVSVQNATGVKDDTEKARVVLLNGGFTFLEGGTASGTQAASKVVYSDASHKSDATEVAKTLGLPAGSVAKGTVSSGADVSVVLGQDYKAAGS from the coding sequence GTGAACGACCGATACGACGCGGGTGACGCCGGCTACGGCGCCGGCCCGTACGAACTCGTCGGGTACGACGAGTACGGCCAGCCCATGTACCGCCAGGTCCCGGCGCAGCAGGCGACCTACGACCCGTACACCCAGCAGCAGGGCTACGGCTACGACCCGTACGCCACCGGTCAGCAGCCACCGGTGCCCTCCTACGACACCGGCCGGCAGCCGGGCGCGTACGACCCCTACGGCTCCCAGGCCCCGTACGACCCCTACGGCACCGGCACCCAGCACCCCTCCGGATACGACCCCTACGGGCAGGCCGCGAGCAGCGGGCAGCAGCCCCGGGTCACCGAGCAGACCGCCTCCATCCCGCAGCAGGCCGGCCCACCGGAGGTCCCGCACGCCCCGGCGCACCCCGCGGAGACGCGCGACGACGACGAACGGGACTACCACACCGAGCAGTTCGCGTTCGTCGAGGATCCGGACGGCGACTCCGAGGACGTCATCGACTGGCTGAAGTTCACCGAGAACCGCACCGAGCGCCGCGAGGAGGCCCGCCGCCGCGCCCGCAGCCGGGTTATCGCCCTCTTCGTCGTCCTCGTCCTCGTCGCCGTCGGCGGTGTCGGCTATCTCTGGTACGCCGGAAAGCTGCCCGGCCTCGCCTCCTCCGGCTCCAAGACCGGCACCACCACGGCGGTCGGCGCCCAGAAGCGCGACGTGATCGTCGTCCACCTGCACAACACCGCCAAGGGCGGCACCTCCACGGCGCTGCTGGTCGACAACACCACCACCAAGCAGGGCAGCACCGTGCTGCTGCCCAACTCCCTCGCCCTCAGCAGCGACGACGGCTCCACCACGACCCTCGCCAAGTCGGTGGACGACGACGGCAGCTCCGGCACCCGCGACCAGCTCGGCACCGTCCTCGGCACCAACATCCAGGGCACCTGGCGCCTCGACACCCCCTATCTGCAGAACCTCGTCGACCTGGTCGGCAACATCGAACTCGACACCAACACCGACGTGCCCGACCCGGACGCCAAGAAGAAGGGCACCGAGCCGCTCGTCCACAAGGGCAGCGCCCAGACCCTCAGCGGCAAGATGGCCGTCGCCTACGCCACCTACCGCGCCTCCGGCGAGCCCCAGAACGCCCAGCTGGAGCGGTTCGGCCAGGTCATGCAGGGCGTGCTGCGCAAGCTGTCCTCCGACCCGGCGGCGGCCACGGTCACCGTGCAGACCCTCGCGCAGATCCTCGACCCGCCGCTCACGGACAAGGACCTCGGCGCCTTCCTCGCCAAGCTCGCCGACCTCGCCAAGAGCGGCGACTACAAGACCGCCCTGCTGCCCGTGCAGCCCGACGGCACCCTGAGCGCGAAGACCAGCGACAGCGTGGTGAAGGACATCCTCGGCGGCACCGCCAAGAGCCCCGACGCCGGCTCCGCGGTCCGGGTCTCCGTGCAGAACGCCACCGGCGTGAAGGACGACACCGAGAAGGCCCGCGTGGTGCTGCTCAACGGCGGCTTCACCTTCCTGGAGGGCGGCACCGCCTCCGGCACCCAGGCCGCCTCGAAGGTGGTCTACTCGGACGCCTCCCACAAGTCGGACGCCACCGAGGTCGCCAAGACCCTCGGCCTGCCCGCCGGCTCCGTGGCCAAGGGAACGGTCTCCTCGGGAGCCGACGTCTCGGTCGTCCTCGGCCAGGACTACAAGGCCGCCGGCTCATAG
- the rsfS gene encoding ribosome silencing factor, whose translation MTATDRSLDLITTAAQAAADKLAHDVIAYDVSDVLSITDAFLLASAPNDRQVRAIVDEIEERLLKELGAKPVRREGDRESRWILLDYVDIVVHVQHSEERVFYALERLWKDCPELELPADAKATRGKAEEHARLQAAEAEREPGGEW comes from the coding sequence GTGACCGCCACCGACCGTTCTCTTGACCTCATCACCACCGCCGCCCAGGCGGCGGCCGACAAGCTCGCCCACGACGTCATCGCCTACGACGTCAGCGACGTGCTGTCGATCACGGACGCCTTTCTGCTGGCCTCCGCGCCGAACGACCGCCAGGTCAGGGCCATCGTCGACGAGATCGAGGAGCGCCTGCTGAAGGAACTCGGCGCCAAGCCGGTGCGCCGCGAGGGCGACCGCGAGTCCCGCTGGATCCTGCTCGACTACGTCGACATCGTCGTGCACGTCCAGCACAGCGAGGAGCGGGTCTTCTACGCCCTGGAGCGGCTGTGGAAGGACTGCCCCGAGCTGGAGCTGCCCGCCGACGCCAAGGCCACCCGCGGCAAGGCGGAGGAGCACGCCAGGCTGCAGGCCGCCGAGGCCGAGCGGGAGCCGGGCGGGGAGTGGTGA
- a CDS encoding histidine phosphatase family protein, producing MSATGEITDRKGRGRRIILWRHGQTAWNVERRFQGSTDVALTETGVGQARRAARLLASLGPDAIISSDLQRAANTAAELATLTGLDITREEGLRETYAGVWQGLTHEDIIARHGEEYAAWKRGEAVRRGGGELETEVADRAAPVVLRHAEKLPVDGTLVVVSHGGTIRTTIGRLLGLEARYWESLGGLSNCCWSVLGEGARGWRLLEHNAGTLPEPVLGDDD from the coding sequence ATGAGCGCCACCGGCGAGATCACCGACCGCAAGGGCCGCGGCCGCCGCATCATCCTGTGGCGGCACGGCCAGACCGCCTGGAACGTCGAGCGCCGCTTCCAGGGCAGCACGGACGTCGCGCTGACCGAGACCGGCGTCGGCCAGGCCCGCCGCGCGGCCCGGCTGCTGGCCTCCCTGGGGCCCGACGCGATCATCTCCTCGGACCTGCAGCGGGCTGCGAACACGGCCGCCGAGCTGGCCACCCTCACGGGCCTCGACATCACCCGCGAGGAGGGCCTGCGCGAGACCTACGCGGGCGTCTGGCAGGGGCTGACGCACGAGGACATCATCGCCCGCCACGGCGAGGAGTACGCCGCCTGGAAGCGCGGCGAGGCGGTCCGCCGCGGCGGCGGCGAACTGGAGACCGAGGTCGCCGACCGTGCCGCACCCGTCGTACTGCGGCACGCCGAGAAGCTGCCCGTGGACGGCACTCTCGTGGTCGTCAGTCACGGCGGCACCATCCGCACCACCATCGGCCGGCTCCTCGGCCTGGAGGCCCGGTACTGGGAGAGCCTCGGCGGCCTCTCCAACTGCTGCTGGTCCGTGCTCGGTGAGGGCGCGCGCGGCTGGCGGCTGCTGGAGCACAACGCGGGCACCCTCCCCGAGCCCGTCCTCGGCGACGACGACTGA
- a CDS encoding NADH-quinone oxidoreductase subunit NuoF family protein: MNEALPDVPEVRVVGLPQLTSGFDLVERLDLPMHLKVHGPLDPLGGEQLAQLAERINLKGRGGAGFPFHKKLRSVAESAIKRGVRPVVVVNGSEDEPACRKDTVLINRAPHLILDGALLCAEALGARTLVIGVTRESTQRSMEAALAERGLSNSRRSALRAWVQRNPVRMVTGAAASLIRSIDGGPAIPPGRKISASQSGVGGAPTLLSNAETFAQLAIAARIGPERYGNTGLYDEPGTVMLTVSGAVARPMVLEVPTGVPLRYVLQLAGAPPVPQGVLTGGYHGKWIDAATVNEAIVSRNSLDAVGGSLGAGAILPISQDTCPLGESLRVAQWLAEESAGQCGPCYLGLPAAARGMEDILNGGGPAALEALKQVAKNVKRRGACSHPDGSAMFLESTIKAFTDDLAAHVLGNGCGRPVEGVLPLFEGGKAPTGIPGGGEPEETGGSRQKIYVDWTLCRGHGLCADILPEVFELGADGFPTVAQAQVPRYAEAKALRAVRRCPALALRLEEDTRGQAPSRNLPVVSQGRGRRALGR; encoded by the coding sequence GTGAACGAGGCCCTGCCCGACGTCCCCGAAGTCCGCGTGGTCGGCCTTCCCCAGCTCACGTCGGGCTTCGACCTTGTGGAACGACTCGACCTGCCCATGCACCTGAAGGTGCACGGGCCGCTCGACCCGCTCGGCGGCGAGCAGCTCGCGCAGCTCGCCGAACGCATCAACCTCAAGGGCCGCGGCGGCGCGGGCTTCCCGTTCCACAAGAAGCTGCGTTCGGTCGCCGAGTCGGCGATCAAGCGCGGGGTGCGGCCGGTCGTCGTGGTCAACGGCAGCGAGGACGAACCGGCCTGCCGCAAGGACACGGTGCTGATCAACCGCGCCCCGCACCTGATCCTGGACGGCGCGTTGTTGTGTGCCGAGGCGCTCGGGGCGCGAACGCTTGTGATCGGTGTCACACGGGAGTCCACACAGCGCTCCATGGAGGCCGCGCTCGCCGAACGCGGTCTGAGCAACAGCCGTAGATCGGCGCTACGCGCGTGGGTGCAGCGCAACCCGGTGCGCATGGTCACCGGCGCCGCCGCCTCGCTGATCCGCTCGATCGACGGCGGCCCCGCGATCCCGCCCGGCCGCAAGATCAGCGCCTCGCAGAGCGGTGTCGGCGGCGCGCCCACGCTGCTGTCGAACGCGGAGACGTTCGCCCAGCTGGCCATAGCCGCCCGCATCGGCCCCGAGCGCTACGGCAACACCGGCCTGTACGACGAGCCGGGCACCGTCATGCTCACCGTGTCCGGCGCCGTGGCCCGCCCGATGGTGCTCGAGGTCCCCACGGGCGTGCCGCTGCGGTACGTGCTGCAGCTGGCGGGCGCCCCGCCGGTGCCGCAGGGCGTGCTGACCGGCGGCTACCACGGCAAGTGGATCGACGCGGCGACCGTCAACGAGGCGATCGTCTCCCGTAACTCGCTGGACGCGGTGGGCGGTTCGCTGGGCGCGGGCGCGATCCTGCCGATCAGCCAGGACACCTGCCCGCTGGGCGAGTCACTGCGGGTGGCGCAGTGGCTGGCCGAGGAGAGCGCGGGCCAGTGCGGCCCCTGCTACCTCGGGCTGCCGGCCGCCGCGCGCGGCATGGAGGACATCCTCAACGGCGGCGGTCCGGCCGCCCTGGAGGCCCTCAAGCAGGTCGCGAAGAACGTCAAGCGCCGTGGCGCGTGTTCGCACCCGGACGGCTCGGCGATGTTCCTGGAGTCGACCATCAAGGCGTTCACCGACGACCTGGCCGCGCATGTCCTCGGAAACGGCTGCGGACGGCCCGTGGAGGGCGTTCTGCCGCTCTTCGAGGGGGGCAAGGCGCCCACGGGCATCCCCGGCGGCGGAGAGCCCGAGGAGACCGGCGGCAGCCGTCAGAAGATCTACGTCGACTGGACGCTGTGCCGGGGCCACGGACTGTGCGCCGACATCCTCCCCGAGGTGTTCGAGCTCGGCGCCGACGGTTTCCCGACCGTCGCCCAGGCGCAGGTGCCGCGGTACGCGGAGGCGAAGGCGCTGCGTGCGGTGCGCCGCTGCCCGGCGCTCGCCCTGCGTCTGGAGGAGGACACGCGCGGGCAGGCGCCGTCGCGCAACCTGCCGGTCGTCTCGCAGGGCCGAGGCCGGCGCGCACTCGGGCGTTGA
- a CDS encoding cytochrome b/b6 domain-containing protein, which yields MNPRRSTRSLPKPGRSAYGVASAVVLLLIPVIVLVGGNQFRDFLNFGAGVLSLVSLSCSVIWGLFAQDRIFLNTRQRIVGQAVHRTTAVASIAFLLLHITTKIALGHTQVIAAIIPFSLGVTGIGGLIGLGSLAGLLMIFVGITGALRSNFATPAPVAARWRAMHMLAYPAWCAALIHGLYAGRAAKPIFVILYSLSLLGVMGALALRSAPRPVKRKVADRLVALFGSSERPGFEELEASRSRAAEPAPASFEGRREPRAAAAPSAPLYQSPAAPAAAPASGFAAAYRAVSTPGRSRQPYPTGQTARMDLPLDMQATEAMPRMDGQSGTSGSWPIPSPPPVGEAPRSAYDPLQDTGHTIPVYDNSGAAGYGGSDMYDTGETNGLYGTYNASDTYNSGPATETLPGVSYDTPGSGEPWNTPSGGF from the coding sequence ATGAACCCTCGTCGTAGTACCCGCTCCCTCCCCAAACCCGGCCGTTCGGCCTATGGGGTGGCATCGGCCGTCGTTCTGCTGCTCATACCCGTGATCGTGCTGGTCGGAGGCAACCAGTTCCGCGACTTCCTGAACTTCGGCGCGGGCGTGTTGTCCCTGGTCTCGCTCAGCTGCTCGGTGATCTGGGGCCTGTTCGCGCAGGACCGCATCTTCCTGAACACCCGGCAGCGGATCGTCGGCCAGGCGGTGCACCGGACCACCGCGGTCGCCTCGATCGCGTTCCTGCTGCTGCACATCACCACGAAGATCGCGCTCGGCCACACGCAGGTGATCGCCGCCATCATTCCGTTCTCGCTCGGCGTCACCGGAATCGGCGGCCTGATCGGACTGGGCTCGCTGGCGGGCCTGCTGATGATCTTCGTGGGCATCACCGGCGCCCTGCGCAGCAATTTCGCCACCCCGGCCCCCGTCGCCGCCCGCTGGCGCGCCATGCACATGCTCGCCTACCCGGCCTGGTGCGCGGCACTGATCCACGGCCTCTACGCGGGCCGCGCCGCCAAGCCGATCTTCGTGATCCTGTACAGCCTGTCCCTGCTGGGCGTGATGGGCGCCCTCGCGCTGCGTAGCGCCCCGCGCCCGGTCAAGCGCAAGGTCGCCGACCGGCTGGTGGCGCTGTTCGGCAGTTCGGAGCGGCCGGGATTCGAGGAGCTTGAGGCGAGCCGTTCCCGGGCGGCCGAGCCTGCGCCCGCGAGCTTCGAGGGCCGGCGCGAGCCCAGGGCGGCAGCCGCCCCGTCCGCGCCGCTGTACCAGTCCCCCGCCGCCCCCGCCGCCGCACCCGCGTCGGGCTTCGCGGCCGCCTACCGCGCCGTCTCCACGCCGGGCCGCTCCCGGCAGCCGTACCCGACCGGCCAGACGGCGCGCATGGATCTGCCGCTGGACATGCAGGCCACGGAGGCCATGCCGCGCATGGACGGACAGTCCGGCACCTCGGGCAGCTGGCCGATCCCGTCCCCGCCGCCGGTCGGCGAGGCCCCGCGGTCCGCGTACGACCCGCTGCAGGACACCGGACACACCATTCCGGTCTACGACAATTCAGGCGCTGCCGGCTACGGCGGAAGTGACATGTACGACACCGGTGAGACAAACGGCCTCTATGGCACGTACAACGCCAGTGACACGTACAACAGCGGTCCCGCTACCGAAACGCTGCCCGGCGTGTCCTACGACACACCGGGTTCGGGCGAACCTTGGAACACGCCGTCCGGAGGCTTTTAA
- the leuS gene encoding leucine--tRNA ligase codes for MSETNPAAAATPAEAAPHRYTAAMAAEIEARWQDFWDAHGTYAAPNPKGDLAGDPELVARPKKFVMDMFPYPSGAGLHVGHPLGYIATDVFARFQRMTGHNVLHTLGFDAFGLPAEQYAVQTGTHPRVSTEANIENMKAQLRRLGLGHDKRRSFATIDPDYYKWTQWIFLQIFNSWYDDEARKARPISELVAQFESGERAIAGTTRAWSELSARERADVLGEYRLAYASDAPVNWCPGLGTVLANEEVTADGRSERGNYPVFKAKLRQWNMRITAYADRLLEDLEELDWPEAIKLQQRNWIGRSEGARVDFPIDGEHITIFTTRQDTLFGATYMVLAPEHPLVEKFTPEAWPEGTHEVWTGGHATPAEAVAAYRAQAASKSDVERQAEAKDKTGVFTGAFATNPVNGEQIPVFIADYVLMGYGTGAIMAVPGHDARDFAFARAFELPIRCVVEPTDGRGTDTSAWDDAFVAYEAKLVNSASDEVSLDGLGVAEAKARITAWLQDKGIGEGTVNFRLRDWLFSRQRYWGEPFPIVYDEDGVAHALPESMLPLELPEVEDYSPRTFDADDANTQPETPLSRNEEWVNVTLDLGDGPKQYRRETNTMPNWAGSCWYEFRYLDPHNEQQLVDPEIEQYWMGPRGGQPHGGVDLYVGGAEHAVLHLLYARFWSKVLYDLGHVSSAEPFHKLFNQGMIQAYVYRDSRGIAVPAAEVEERDGAYYYQGEKVSRLLGKMGKSLKNAVTPDEICAEYGADTLRLYEMAMGPLDVSRPWDTRAVVGQFRLLQRLWRNIVDENTGEVTAVDAAPDEDTLRALHKAIDGVRQDLEGLRFNTAIAKVTELNNHLTKAGTAVPRSVAEPLVLMVAPLAPHIAEELWRKLGHTDSVVHQDFPVADPDYVVDETVTCVVQIKGKVKARLEVPPAISEEELEKVALADEKVVAALDGAGIRKVIVRAPKLVNIVPA; via the coding sequence ATGAGCGAGACGAACCCTGCTGCCGCCGCCACGCCGGCGGAGGCCGCGCCGCACCGCTACACGGCCGCCATGGCAGCCGAGATCGAGGCACGCTGGCAGGACTTCTGGGACGCCCACGGCACGTACGCGGCGCCGAACCCCAAGGGCGACCTGGCCGGTGATCCCGAGCTGGTCGCCAGGCCCAAGAAGTTCGTCATGGACATGTTCCCGTACCCCTCCGGTGCGGGCCTGCACGTCGGTCACCCGCTGGGCTACATCGCCACCGACGTCTTCGCCCGGTTCCAGCGCATGACCGGCCACAACGTCCTGCACACCCTGGGCTTCGACGCCTTCGGCCTGCCCGCCGAGCAGTACGCCGTGCAGACCGGCACGCACCCGCGCGTGTCCACCGAGGCCAACATCGAGAACATGAAGGCCCAGCTGCGCCGGCTGGGCCTGGGCCACGACAAGCGCCGGTCCTTCGCCACGATCGACCCGGACTACTACAAGTGGACCCAGTGGATCTTCCTGCAGATCTTCAACTCCTGGTACGACGACGAGGCGAGGAAGGCCCGCCCGATCTCCGAGCTGGTCGCGCAGTTCGAGTCCGGTGAGCGCGCGATCGCGGGCACCACGCGCGCGTGGAGCGAGCTGAGCGCCCGCGAGCGCGCCGACGTCCTGGGTGAGTACCGCCTGGCCTACGCCTCCGACGCGCCGGTCAACTGGTGCCCGGGCCTGGGCACCGTACTGGCCAACGAGGAGGTCACCGCCGACGGCCGCTCCGAGCGCGGCAACTACCCGGTCTTCAAGGCCAAGCTGCGCCAGTGGAACATGCGCATCACCGCCTACGCCGACCGCCTGCTGGAGGACCTGGAGGAGCTGGACTGGCCCGAGGCCATCAAGCTGCAGCAGCGCAACTGGATCGGCCGCTCCGAGGGCGCCCGCGTCGACTTCCCGATCGACGGCGAGCACATCACGATCTTCACCACCCGCCAGGACACCCTGTTCGGCGCCACCTACATGGTGCTGGCGCCCGAGCACCCGCTGGTGGAGAAGTTCACCCCCGAGGCCTGGCCCGAGGGCACGCACGAGGTCTGGACCGGTGGCCACGCCACCCCGGCCGAGGCCGTCGCCGCCTACCGCGCGCAGGCCGCCTCGAAGTCCGACGTCGAGCGCCAGGCCGAGGCCAAGGACAAGACCGGCGTCTTCACCGGCGCGTTCGCGACCAACCCGGTCAACGGCGAGCAGATCCCCGTCTTCATCGCCGACTACGTCCTGATGGGCTACGGCACCGGCGCGATCATGGCCGTCCCGGGGCACGACGCCCGTGACTTCGCCTTCGCCCGCGCCTTCGAGCTGCCGATCCGCTGTGTGGTCGAGCCGACCGACGGCCGTGGCACCGACACCTCGGCGTGGGACGACGCGTTCGTGGCGTACGAGGCGAAGCTGGTCAACTCGGCGAGCGACGAGGTCTCCCTGGACGGCCTGGGCGTCGCCGAGGCCAAGGCCCGCATCACCGCATGGCTGCAGGACAAGGGCATCGGCGAGGGCACGGTCAACTTCCGCCTGCGCGACTGGCTGTTCAGCCGCCAGCGCTACTGGGGCGAGCCCTTCCCGATCGTCTACGACGAGGACGGCGTCGCCCACGCGCTGCCCGAGTCGATGCTGCCGCTGGAGCTGCCCGAGGTCGAGGACTACAGCCCGCGCACCTTCGATGCGGACGACGCGAACACCCAGCCCGAGACCCCGCTGTCGCGCAACGAGGAGTGGGTCAACGTCACCCTGGACCTGGGCGACGGGCCGAAGCAGTACCGCCGCGAGACCAACACCATGCCCAACTGGGCCGGTTCCTGCTGGTACGAGTTCCGCTACCTGGACCCGCACAACGAACAGCAGCTGGTCGACCCCGAGATCGAGCAGTACTGGATGGGCCCGCGCGGGGGCCAGCCGCACGGTGGTGTCGACCTGTACGTGGGCGGCGCCGAGCACGCCGTGCTGCACCTGCTGTACGCGCGCTTCTGGTCCAAGGTGCTGTACGACCTGGGCCACGTGTCCTCGGCCGAGCCGTTCCACAAGCTGTTCAACCAGGGCATGATCCAGGCCTACGTCTACCGCGACAGCCGTGGCATCGCGGTACCGGCCGCCGAGGTGGAGGAGCGCGACGGCGCCTACTACTACCAGGGCGAGAAGGTCTCCCGTCTGCTGGGCAAGATGGGCAAGTCGCTGAAGAACGCGGTGACCCCGGACGAGATCTGCGCCGAGTACGGCGCCGACACCCTGCGCCTGTACGAGATGGCGATGGGCCCGCTGGACGTCTCCCGGCCGTGGGACACGCGCGCGGTGGTCGGCCAGTTCCGGCTGCTGCAGCGGCTGTGGCGCAACATCGTCGACGAGAACACCGGCGAGGTCACGGCGGTGGACGCGGCGCCCGACGAGGACACGCTGCGTGCCCTGCACAAGGCGATCGACGGCGTACGGCAGGACCTGGAGGGCCTGCGCTTCAACACCGCCATCGCCAAGGTCACCGAGCTGAACAACCACCTGACCAAGGCCGGGACCGCGGTGCCGCGTTCCGTGGCCGAGCCGCTGGTGCTGATGGTCGCCCCGCTGGCCCCGCACATCGCCGAGGAACTGTGGCGCAAGCTGGGCCACACCGACTCGGTCGTCCACCAGGACTTCCCGGTCGCCGACCCCGACTACGTCGTGGACGAGACCGTGACCTGCGTCGTGCAGATCAAGGGCAAGGTCAAGGCCCGTCTGGAGGTGCCGCCGGCCATCTCCGAGGAGGAGCTGGAGAAGGTGGCGCTGGCCGACGAGAAGGTCGTCGCGGCGCTGGACGGCGCGGGCATCCGCAAGGTGATCGTCCGGGCGCCGAAGCTGGTGAACATCGTTCCGGCGTAA
- a CDS encoding ComEA family DNA-binding protein: MALRSRSRTATATSGPGRGPTSDGRIRHRRGIDHHRDVHHRRARHRPPAPADELRRRAELLFGERAVRWRESGNGPPDGEGHAPDGEAPAPDGKGPARPPAARATATVTGRAPGLTTARTAATTAAPGPTAPPNAVPTDWPTPAMNTAKNHEQAGPVRPLESPDPVGPGWRERAGLALRERMPVWLQARYGVERRGVVALAVVLVVAAVFAVQHFWAGRTESVSAPQVARAERPFVKKGDDAKTGAGAGAGAGASPTPGGQIVVDVSGKVRNPGIRRLPAGSRVADALRAAGGVRPGVNTDGLNRARFLADGEQVVVGAPGGAMAPAGPSAGPASAPAGAGPAAPVSLNTATADQLDALPGVGPVLAQHIIEYRTQHGGFRSVDELREVNGIGDRRFSDLRNLVRP; encoded by the coding sequence ATGGCACTTCGATCACGTTCACGCACAGCCACTGCGACCAGCGGCCCCGGCCGTGGTCCCACCTCCGACGGCCGTATCCGCCACCGCCGCGGCATCGACCACCACCGCGACGTCCACCATCGCCGCGCCCGCCACCGCCCGCCGGCACCGGCCGACGAACTGCGCCGCCGAGCGGAACTCCTCTTCGGTGAACGGGCCGTACGGTGGCGGGAGTCGGGGAACGGACCGCCGGACGGTGAGGGGCACGCACCGGACGGGGAGGCGCCGGCACCGGACGGGAAGGGGCCCGCGCGTCCGCCGGCCGCTCGGGCGACGGCAACGGTCACGGGCCGGGCGCCCGGACTGACCACAGCGAGGACAGCTGCGACCACGGCCGCACCTGGTCCGACCGCACCACCGAACGCCGTGCCGACCGACTGGCCGACGCCGGCCATGAACACGGCCAAAAACCACGAACAAGCCGGGCCGGTAAGGCCGTTGGAGTCGCCAGACCCCGTCGGCCCCGGCTGGAGGGAACGGGCCGGGCTGGCTCTGCGGGAGCGGATGCCGGTGTGGTTGCAGGCCCGGTACGGCGTGGAGCGACGGGGTGTGGTGGCGCTCGCCGTGGTGCTCGTGGTCGCCGCCGTGTTCGCCGTGCAGCACTTCTGGGCCGGGCGGACCGAGTCCGTGAGCGCCCCTCAAGTAGCGCGCGCCGAGAGGCCCTTCGTCAAGAAAGGGGATGACGCGAAGACCGGGGCCGGGGCCGGCGCGGGCGCGGGTGCCTCGCCGACGCCGGGCGGGCAGATCGTCGTGGACGTCAGCGGCAAGGTCCGCAACCCCGGGATCCGGCGGTTGCCGGCCGGTTCCCGGGTGGCCGACGCCCTGCGGGCAGCGGGCGGTGTCCGTCCGGGCGTGAACACCGACGGCCTCAACCGGGCCCGCTTCCTGGCCGACGGCGAACAGGTCGTCGTCGGCGCACCCGGCGGGGCGATGGCTCCAGCCGGCCCGTCGGCCGGACCGGCCTCCGCCCCGGCCGGCGCGGGTCCCGCGGCGCCCGTCTCCCTCAACACGGCCACGGCGGACCAGCTCGATGCGCTCCCCGGAGTCGGCCCGGTCCTGGCGCAGCACATCATCGAATACCGCACCCAGCACGGCGGTTTCCGCTCGGTGGACGAACTGCGCGAGGTCAACGGCATCGGCGACCGCCGCTTCAGCGATCTACGGAACCTGGTACGGCCATGA